The following are encoded together in the Macadamia integrifolia cultivar HAES 741 chromosome 10, SCU_Mint_v3, whole genome shotgun sequence genome:
- the LOC122091140 gene encoding uncharacterized protein LOC122091140 translates to MSVKRSRIARSSSQGEIGLFSHVRPIDSPKPFWGKTATPVAVGRPTQKLSNLKPEQPCRRIFTISSPVRESKVENPELNSIHSKLGGFLEACYLCKKKIGEREEVFMYSYLRAFCSCNCRDQQIELDRAIEKPVVDSTETAILRHWMEKLKGRFGAPKPQIVDDMASKLHIQQKFYLLDGAVCSCRLFMDRNTLIF, encoded by the exons ATGTCGGTCAAACGATCGCGTATTGCAAGGTCTTCAAGCCAGGGAGAGATCGGTTTGTTCAGTCATGTGAGACCGATTGATTCTCCTAAACCTTTTTGGGGAAAGACCGCAACTCCGGTGGCCGTTGGAAGACCGACTCAGAAGTTATCGAATCTGAAACCAGAGCAACCTTGTCGAAGGATTTTTACAATTTCATCGCCGGTTCGGGAATCGAAAGTGGAGAACCCTGAGTTGAACTCAATCCATTCTAAACTCGGCGGGTTTCTTGAGGCTTGCTACCTCTGCAAGAAGAAGATCGGCGAAAGAGAGGAAGTTTTCATGTACAG TTACCTTCGTGCATTTTGTAGCTGCAATTGTCGAGATCAACAAATTGAGTTAGACAGAGCAATAGAGAAACCTGTTGTAGATTCAACAGAAACGGCAATTTTAAGACATTGGATGGAGAAGCTGAAGGGTCGTTTTGGTGCTCCAAAGCCTCAAATTGTAGATGATATGGCTTCTAAGTTGCATATTCAACAGAAATTTTATCTACTAGATGGAGCAGTGTGCAGCTGTCGGCTTTTTATGGATAGGAACACTTTAATTTTCTAA